The following coding sequences are from one Mycobacteriales bacterium window:
- a CDS encoding TIGR03089 family protein — protein sequence MPAPDALLAAALVRDPAGPLLTFYDDSTGERTELSATSLANWVAKTANLLRDEVGTSPGDRVGVLLPAHWQTAAILLGAWTAAAVVSPAAEGAAAAFCTADRVQQASASDEVFALSLAPLGRGFGRATPPGARDYSVDVLAQGDRWSGRPVPDAVPALDTGSSTVTAGDLVEIALRRAAELGMVAGDRVLISTEWDSPTRWVDGLLVPLAAGASVVLVVNPAPDALPHRVEAERITATLGLSVPGVRPL from the coding sequence GTGCCCGCTCCCGACGCCCTGCTCGCCGCCGCGCTGGTCCGCGACCCGGCCGGCCCGCTGCTGACCTTCTACGACGACTCGACCGGGGAGCGGACCGAGCTGTCCGCGACCTCGCTGGCGAACTGGGTGGCCAAGACCGCGAACCTGCTCCGGGACGAGGTCGGCACCTCCCCCGGCGACCGGGTCGGCGTGCTGCTGCCGGCGCACTGGCAGACCGCGGCCATCCTGCTCGGCGCCTGGACCGCGGCCGCGGTGGTGAGCCCGGCGGCCGAGGGCGCGGCGGCGGCGTTCTGCACCGCCGACCGGGTCCAGCAAGCCTCGGCCTCCGACGAGGTGTTCGCGCTGTCGCTGGCCCCGCTGGGGCGCGGCTTCGGCCGGGCCACGCCGCCCGGGGCCCGGGACTACTCGGTCGACGTGCTGGCCCAGGGCGACCGCTGGTCGGGCCGGCCGGTGCCGGACGCGGTGCCGGCGCTGGACACCGGCAGCAGCACGGTGACCGCGGGCGACCTGGTCGAGATCGCGCTGCGGCGGGCGGCGGAGCTCGGCATGGTCGCCGGCGACCGGGTGCTGATCAGCACCGAGTGGGACTCGCCGACCCGCTGGGTCGACGGCCTGCTCGTGCCGCTGGCCGCCGGGGCCAGCGTCGTCCTGGTCGTCAACCCGGCCCCGGACGCGCTGCCCCACCGGGTCGAGGCCGAGCGGATCACCGCGACCCTGGGATTGTCCGTGCCGGGAGTGCGACCGCTGTAG